The DNA region TCCTTTGGCAAGTTCATCAATACTCATGATTCTGGAAACGCAGCCGAGCAAGAACTTTGCTATATGGTTCTTGGCAAGTTTCAAACTAAAGGGTCTGGATACCATCCTCAGAATTATGAGCACAGATTATGCCGTCTATCTTGTGTATCTTCCAATAGGTGCACATACAACCAGAGCATAGCAACGAGCAGTTGAAGTAGTAATTTATCAAAGTACAGATTGTCACGCATGGAAAACAAAAATTCAAGCAAAGTGAGCTATTCTATTCCTGCCGGCCAGCTAGGACATGTACAGAAAAGACCAAGTATTCATGGAACTGGTGATGCCGTGATTGATGGTTTCAAAGTAAGGTGTTGACTTGATCACTACTGAAGCCAACCGATGCTTCGTTCAAGTGATGTGACCTGGAATAGTACAAGAAGCTAGTATGCGGCTAGTCATCCATGCCTTCCTCATTCCACAGGGTGGCAACTGCACGGCCAAATGGCACCTAACATAAAGGCTCCAGATGTCGCCTGAGAGAATAAATTGCGGTTAGTCTGAATGACGTCTTTGCCGCGTATATATTGCCATCAGCACTAGAAGTCCACTATTGTATCTGGGGTATGCTTAATGAAGCAGCTAGGTAACACAGCCAGGAAAGCAACAGGATGAACGGAGAGATTATCAAAGTTTTTACAAGACTGAATCAAAGATGATAGAAGTGGATGGGTGACCCCTTCAGATCCTTCGTTTTTCCTATTCGAAGATCCGGCCTTTGTCTCTGTTTTCTTTTCGAAAATTCTTTTGCATATCAAGACAAGAAATTTATCGACTTCTTTGTTTTTTCGTTAGCAGAAGATCTATTCTATGATCTAGCCGGCCGGACCTCCGGAATACCTCGTGAATGATCACTATTGAAGACATGCCGTGGTTGATGGTTTAAACTTGAAAAGTATGGCATTGACTGACTCACTGAACAATAATAGACCTTCATCAACTGGTGCATGATCGTCATGTTGACCCAGAAAAGAACAAAACAGCAAGCAGCTAGTATGCAGCTAGCGCGCCCGTCGTCGTCAGCCTGGTGGCCATGGCGGGGATCCTGCTCACCATCCTCGGCTTCCTCCTCGTGCTGCCGTCAGCAACGGCAATAGGGGAGACCTGCCGCCACGCCGGCAACTACACGGCCAACGGCACCTACCAGTCCAACCTTGCCTCCCTAGCCGCCACCCTCCCGGTCAacacctcctcctcgccgcagCAGCTcttcgccaccgccaccgccgggcAGGGCCCCGACGTGGTCTACGCGCTCGCGCTGTGCCGCGGCGACATGACCAGCAACCTCACCGGCTGCAGCGCCTGCGTCGCCGGCGCGTTCCGGTACGCGCAGCGGATGTGCCCCCTCGACAAGGCCGCCAGCGTCTACGACGACGGCTGCCTCGCCGGCTTCTCCAGCCGTGACCTCCTCGTGCCGGCCAATAATACCGTCACGCAGGACACCGGCACGCTCTTCCAGTTCTTTAACCCGGGGAACCTCGCCGGCAACGCCACCCTGGTGGGCGCCGGCGTCCGAGACCTGCTGGCACAGACCGCCCAGGAGGCCGCCAACAACAGCAAGCCGCCGGCGCGGTTCGCCACCGCGGTCATGGACGCCTCCAGCAGCGTCCCCCAGGCGCTCTACTCCCTGGCGCAGTGCACGCCGGACCTCTCAGCCGGCGACTGCCTCGCCTGCCTCCGGTGGATCATCGGCATGGTCAACGACACCGTGTCCGTACGCAACGGGGGGCGGATCCTCGTGCTCCGGTGCAACGTCAGGTTCGAGACGTTCTTGTTCTACAACGGCGCACCTATGAAGCGGATCACGTCGTCGTCCGGCCCTCCGGCGTCGCCCGCCCCGGCTCCGACAACAAATACGAGTATGCGACGAAGCTCATTTCGATCTGTTCGTTTATTTCAATGAATGTGGCAGAACAATACTGTTAAAAGATTCATTTATGCGTTTCTGATGATCTAACTCCTGATGACTATTCTAAATTTGATTCCTTATGCGTTTTAGGACCTGGGATCAAGCCCTGGGTGATTTCCTTGATTGTGGCACCTCCTCTGGCGATTGTAGCATTCTGCTTCATCTTTTACCGTCGTTGGAAAAGAAGAAGGTACAGAAAAGGTGGGTTGATTACTTGCTGAAAATCTGAAATGTCCGTGATATAACTAAAAGTCACTTCTTCCAATTCGACGGTATATATGTTCGCCGGATAGGTATGCATTCTACTAAAGTAGTTAAGGAGGTCGGATTCATTGCCACAATCTCTATTATCATTCAGGTAATTTGAGATTGCGACGAAAGCGTGCTAACAAGTTTCAAGGGGGAGATGAAGTAGACTGGGAAATGGAAGCAGAGCTCTCAGAGTTCTCGGTTTTCGACTTTCATCAGATACTGGAGGCTACGAATAACTTTTCTGAAGAAAACAAACTTGGGGAAGGTGGATTTGGCCCCGTATATAAGGTAAATATGCGACACATATGTAGATGCCCATGCCCGAGTTACGTGATCAAGTAGGCTGTACCTGTCTAATATTCCAACATGGGGAAGGTTTTCTTTTTTTCAAATTGTTACCTGAGAACTAAGAATTGGATTATGCATGTGAAGTAATCAAGCAACCATAACTTGTTGTGGCGAAACAACATTGAAGAACTTTTGAATATTTTTTTCTTCACAGGGTCAGTTTCCTGAGGGAATTGAAATAGCAGTTAAGAGACTTGCTTCACATTCGGGGCAAGGTTTCATAGAGTTCAAAAATGAGGTACAACTCATAGCAAAACTCCAGCACACAAATTTGGTTAGGCTCTTGGGATGTTGCTCTCAAGGGGAGGAGAAAATTTTGGTCTATGAATATTTACCAAACAAAAGCTTGGACTTCTTTATCTTTGGTAAGCATTTCATTTTTAATTTAGGTTTGATATGGTTTATCATATCGATTTTTCAAAATGAATGGAATTTTTCTCAGTATATTAGTGTTTTCTAGCAGTGATCTGAGTATAGTGCACTCGGTATTTCTCAGTATATTGTTTCCACATCCTGAATGTTTCTCTAGGTCTTTGTTTCCTATTATGCTAACATTTAATTGGTGTGCAGATGAAAATAGAAAATCTTTACTGGATTGGAACAGACGTCTAGCAATAATTGAAGGAATAGCAGAAGGACTTCTCTACCTGCATAAGCACTCGCGTTTGCGTGTCATACATCGAGATCTTAAACCAAGCAACATTCTCTTGGACAGCGAACTGAATCCTAAGATTTCAGACTTTGGGCTAGCAAAAATATTTAGCTCAAATAACACTGAGGAAAGCACTACAAGGAGAGTGGTTGGTACATAGTAAGTATCACACATGTTGATACATTTATTGATGTCTATAATAAATCAACTGTATTCGATAATTTGATATTTACACATCATTTTAGTGGCTACATGGCTCCTGAGTATGCCTCCGAGGGCCTCTTCTCTATCAAATCCGATGTATTTAGCTTTGGTGTTCTTGTAATTGAGATCCTTAGTGGAAAAAGGAATTCCAGTGGCCAAGATTGTGGAGATTTCATCAATATCCTTGGATATGTAAGTTTCTTGGCACACAGTAGCATGTAAAATTATTTTGTTAATTTGCTATCATATCTACATTATTTATTTATTGTGTAATGAAATTGCAAAACAGGCATGGCAATTATATGAAGAGGGAAGATGGAGGGAACTCGTTGATGCTTCATTGGTACCCATGCATCACTCAGATGAATTGATGAGGTGCATGAACATTGGATTGCTGTGTGTGCAAGAGAATGCAGTTGATCGACCAACCATGTTAGATGTTGTTGCAATGCTAAGCAGCAAGACTAAAATCCTGGCTGAGCCGAAGCACCCAGCGTACTTCAATGTACGGGTAGGAAATGGAGAGGCATCCACTAATACTACCAAGTCATGCAGCATCAATGAGATGACCATATCTGTCACAACTCCTAGATAGATTTTTGTGGTGCAACGTGGTTTTCGCTGAGCCAACATTTACTCTTTTTTGCTTAGAACGTGCAATGCTCGTGTTTCATTAAAAGAATTGGACAATGCATAGAATTATGTGATTGTAGATGTTATAGAATTATGTGATTGTAGATGTTATAAACGTACAATAGAGTTCATAT from Panicum hallii strain FIL2 chromosome 9, PHallii_v3.1, whole genome shotgun sequence includes:
- the LOC112874382 gene encoding cysteine-rich receptor-like protein kinase 10 — encoded protein: MAGILLTILGFLLVLPSATAIGETCRHAGNYTANGTYQSNLASLAATLPVNTSSSPQQLFATATAGQGPDVVYALALCRGDMTSNLTGCSACVAGAFRYAQRMCPLDKAASVYDDGCLAGFSSRDLLVPANNTVTQDTGTLFQFFNPGNLAGNATLVGAGVRDLLAQTAQEAANNSKPPARFATAVMDASSSVPQALYSLAQCTPDLSAGDCLACLRWIIGMVNDTVSVRNGGRILVLRCNVRFETFLFYNGAPMKRITSSSGPPASPAPAPTTNTRPGIKPWVISLIVAPPLAIVAFCFIFYRRWKRRRYRKGNLRLRRKRANKFQGGDEVDWEMEAELSEFSVFDFHQILEATNNFSEENKLGEGGFGPVYKGQFPEGIEIAVKRLASHSGQGFIEFKNEVQLIAKLQHTNLVRLLGCCSQGEEKILVYEYLPNKSLDFFIFDENRKSLLDWNRRLAIIEGIAEGLLYLHKHSRLRVIHRDLKPSNILLDSELNPKISDFGLAKIFSSNNTEESTTRRVVGTYGYMAPEYASEGLFSIKSDVFSFGVLVIEILSGKRNSSGQDCGDFINILGYAWQLYEEGRWRELVDASLVPMHHSDELMRCMNIGLLCVQENAVDRPTMLDVVAMLSSKTKILAEPKHPAYFNVRVGNGEASTNTTKSCSINEMTISVTTPR